The following nucleotide sequence is from Diospyros lotus cultivar Yz01 chromosome 3, ASM1463336v1, whole genome shotgun sequence.
TTTCCAAACTATTTTTCGGAAGCTGCTAGCGATCTCATTGACCGGTTGCTGGTAATCTGCAACTCATCCATAGCTTCCTTTCAGTTTAAACCTGCAGAAGCATTAGCATGATTCAGATAGTAAACAGATATCTCTAGTAAATTTAACAAAGAATTGAAATCCATCGTTTTCTCAGTTTCTGATATAGAGATGCTTACACCATCTTCTCTGCATGTTGCAACTTTCCCGTTCATGAAAGGATACTGACCCCAGCAGAAGACCAGGTGCCGGCCCTGATGGTTACGCTTCCCTGAAATCGCATCCCTTCTTCAAGGGAGTTGACTGGAAGAACTTAAGTACACAATCACCCCCAAAACTTGCCTTGGCGCAAAAGGTATACTTCTATCCTTATTTCTCTTGGTTTAGTGTTAACATCTTGTTGGTCTACTTTGATCATCTTCCTTAAAGATTGTCTCGATTCTTCTATGCTCATTCAAGTAACAGTGATGATATTCAGGATATTGATGCGAACAGTGGCTCTGCATCCTCTTCAGAAGCTGGCAACAGAATAAGGCTAGCTTCAATCGAGTCCTTTGACTCAAAATGGTAACTATCAAGCATCCTTTAATTCTATCATTGCAATCGACTTTTCCTGTTACTAGGAAGTAGAAACCGGTGTCAAGATTGAGTTATCTGAACTGCAAATCAATTCCATGAGATGATCAGGTTCTCGTCTTATTAAGACGAGTGCCATCTTCCTCACTGGTAATTGTGCTTTAACACGAAAGCTGCAAGCTGAAACATGGTCAAAATTGATGTAAGCTACTTCATCTAGGATGGTACTGGGAACCCTATCACGTATAGCTTGCTTTTGTGAATCTATCttaagcttcttcttccctgatTTCCTCTCTTCCTCCTTCGATCtctcagttttctgtttttgatCTGAAGTTCATGGGTTCTGATAGCTTCTGTGACTGTTCAATCTTTCTTGTGACAGTCCATGCACATTATAGGGATAGCATTAATGCAAGTTTCACTCTGTCGGCGAATTAGTTTAGTAGCTTATCTAACTGATTGTTATCGCGTTTTCACAGGCAGGAGTTTCTAGAGCCCGATGAATCCCTCCTTATGATCTCGATGGTAAAGAAGATTCAGAAACTATCCAACAAGAAAGTTCAGCTTATCCTAACCAACAAGCCCAAGCTGATGTATGTGGATCCTTCAAAGTTGATCATTAGAAAAGACATACCCTGGTCTGACAACCCTAATGAGCTATCCATCCAAGTCACAAGCCCTTCACATTTCAAGATTTGTACTGTAAGTTCACTTTCCTGTCCCTGACATGTATCTTACCCTGGTCGAGCTATACTTGGTAACCATGATCTATCATCACTTAGGATTACTTGCTTAAGCCAACAGAACCAATCCTCGGAGTACATCTCCAGCCAGTGTTTTTCACTACATTTCTTTAACCCCCCTTTTGTTGAACTTACTTGGCCATTTGTGTTACACAGCCAAAGAAGATTTTATCATTTGAGGACGCGAAGCAAAGAGCGATGCAATGGAAGAAGGCGATCGAGACCCTCCAGAGCCGGTAGCTCTTCTTCTGGTCCCGACGAGGACCGTTTGGACGGACAAAACTGTAGGGAAACAGGGGGAGCCCAAGACAGTTGGATCATGGGGCTCCGAAAGGATTTATGTTTAAGGAAACCATTTGAGTAGCAGGAAAAACCAGCCCTTTTTGAGATGCAATGCAGagcttcctcttcctcttcctcttcttccagtTTTAGCAGTTACAAATAAGAGATTGAAAAGGGTTTTGTAGTTTTACCATAATGATGGGAAGGAAGGCCTTCTTAACAACTGGTTGTTCTGTgacactaatatatatatagtcacttGAAATGAAATGTTCCATTTTTCGCTCTTAATACACCTTGTTTGTTTTGGCTGCCCTTTCAGACTGGATTGTGGGAGAGAAGTTAAGATTACTGACCTTCAATTTATAgctaaaatatcattaaactttaaattaGGATACAAATCCATAACTATTATTAATTAGAGGAAATACTGATGCTTTTGTACTTTAATGCAAAGTATAAtgatctttttatatttttatataaaatttaataactatttataCTATTTAACTATTCATATTATTAGTCACATTAACATCTAGTTAACTTCTATTAGAGGCAATTAACGATAGTTATAAAACAAtctactaaattaaaatttaatgactattaattgaaatttaataaattttttatacccTAATGAAAAATTATACTGGTTAGCCATCAGATTAATAATTTAGAAATCAAAGTCTATTGTAACTATGCTTGGAATTAGGATGCGTGCAGGataatttgaaagaatttagaAAACAAATTGTCAATTGCGATAATGGACTTTTTTtagaaccaaaccaaactgtTTTTAGTTGTTAAGACAGAACCAAACAAAGACAAACCAATCAAACTAATAGAACTGCAATTAGAACTTAAATGGTGAAAAACCAAACCCAATCCAGCACCACCTCGTTCTTCTTCGCTGCAAATTATCGTTAAACCTAACCAAaccaattaatttgatttgatttaagattttatttttatttattttttttggggggggggaataaattttggaggaaaaaagaaaactatttaTGGTTTGGTTTAACTGGAGTGAGTATTTCATTATGGGCAACGCatggaattaatttttaggACCATTTGAGTCGAGGAAAAGACGAGCAAAAAGGGGGCAAGTCATTACAAgccaaaccaaaaaaaagaacTGCATTGAACAGCCAGGCAAATAATCCATTACAAGCCAAACTTTATACAAAGGAACAGTTCTTATCAAGAGTTATTTCAGCCATGGGAAACTTTTATTCGTCATGAGGCTTTCAGATCAAGAGTTCATCGGTCAGTAAAGACACTCCCTTCAGCTCTTTTGACCCTCTTCAGCACTCTGGCAAAGCAAATATGTCAAACTTGTAAGACTCAGGCGGGGAACAAGAATTACAGTGTAAATATCAAATTCATTACCATTTAGAAATTAATAGTACACTGTAAAATGTCAATGGCTGCTTTCATGAGTGGGGACGAACTAAGATTGCAAggataataagaggctcaacaCTTGCAACAAATTGCGAAAATTAGAAACAAGTTCATTGCTCTTGAAAGTCCATTGAAGCAAATTACCTCGAATTATCAACTCATCTTTCTCTTGCTAGAGGGTTGCAAAAGGGACATCCGGTGTACCATTTTGTCACTgatcttttgcatggatttgtattgttaatataatttttaaaagtcaaTTAACATTATGAATGTCATGCCACCAATCCTAACGTAGTAAGGATAAGATGCAATTGGATGTCTACAAAAACAAACTGAGATGTACTACTAAGTAATCACACATCCTATAATTAGAGTTCCTCAATAATATGGAGGCTGTGCGTCTAATCATGAGCACTAAATTGCAGCATTTATCAACATCAATTGTGCAAacttgaaaaagataaaaggaaCTCCAACATAATCATGCTAATAGTAAAGTACACATAGATATTATTCTATAGTGATTAAGACGGGAAGTTGATTCTTCCTTTTTAATCTATTTATTATTCTATAGATATTATTAATGCATACATAAAGTACACAATATTTGAAGTTCAGCTGCATTTAGCTCAATTTGTAAAAAGGTCAACCAAACATGTCTGATAGTGATTTCTCTAACAATTTGAAATTGTGGATGATTGGAGTTTATTGGGgttgaaacaataaaataagAGCCTCTTCccccaacccaaaaaaaaaataaaggaaaagaaacataagcaaACAATTTGCTATACTTCCATGTATTAATAATTGAACAGCCTTTGGTTTAATAGAGAAGCAGATAAGCATAAACCAGACTAGCAATCCTGAAACTGGGGACTGACTGTGAATTCAAAATCCAACAACAGCAATGACAACAATTCCGAGGCTTAATCCCACTAGGAAGGATctgttacatgaattctaattGGTTATAAATTAGAATGATAAATAGGAAAGGATCTCGTACAGTTAAcagttaaaaatattaaaataaaaaataaaatttcttgcACGATAAATTGTGGAATAGATTGCATAAATTCAAAGGAACATTGAAAAACTAGAGTCATCACTGCAAAATAATTGTCTGAGCTTCTCTTTTTTTCATTCCTTTTTCCTTGCCAACTTAATGGAACTAAAGAGTCAAGTCTCTTTACAGGTTAATGGAACTTAAGAGTCAAGTCTCTTTACAGGATACAGCAGAAGCCTACCCCTATATTAAAGCTACTGGGGATGGGGTGCACATACATGCATTCAGGGTTCCTACAGGCTCTACCTCATGGAAGTCCTAATAATTGGCAAATCATAGCAGTAGGATTGGCAGCAGCATAGCATGCAAACTTACACGGTAGCCATGTTCATAAGCAGATCAATATTCTGCactaaaaatttatcaatattttacactaaaaatttatctttgtgTGCATGCTTTAttgaactttcaaaaatcaatgcATAGGCAGCATTATGTCTATTCTACTGTCAGGTTTAATGTAGTCTCCAAAGTGGGGcgtaacatatatttttagaagtctgaaatgccccaaaataattGTTGAAACACCATTTGCGTCTttgttttagatatttttgCAACTTCCGTCTCCTATATTTTCAACTCCTTATCGTTACAAGCTCCTATATCGATTGCAGTAATAAACTCACGCAAATTTGGCAAGGCCAACATATCAGAGAAATACTAATTTCCAACTTACATTTACATAGCATGCAATCGCCAATTCCATCTGGATTGCTGTTACTATTGTTATTTAAACGGTAAGCAAGCATAGGATAGAGATTGAAACCAGCACACAATTATAAGATCAAactattaaaaaacaaaaaggagtACCCGATAATATACCTTGCCAGCCTTCTCTTTctctgctttctctttctcagCCTTCCgcttcatcttctccatcttctCCCTCTCCATTTTCTACACAAATCCGGCAAGAAACTTCAAAGAAAATAGAACCCACCACCAGATACGAATTACAGATtacacagagagagaaaaaggacaGAGATCGGAGGAATTGAAAAACCTTTATGTAGACGTTTTCAGCAGCGCGCTCTTCCTCGCTGAGAACGCGGCCTTTGTCGTCGCTGAAGTAGCGGAGAGCGCCCGAGGATGAGGCCGCGGGGCTTCGAGTTCTCTCCATGAAACGACAAGCTCGCGAAACGGAACCAAAGGTGGATCGCGTTGCCATTGATGATGATCGGTTCGAGAGCTTTCGCAAGATGTAGAAACGGCGTCAGGTCAAGGCTTGATGATCTCGAGAGTGGTGATGGGGCCACACTGGAGCTGGAGATAAagtcaaaaaagaaagaaaccctAGATtgctcttatatatatatgcgtggcGGCGGCTACGTAGATAAGGATGCGTTGCGTTTGGATAATCCATCTGAATTTattcacttttaattttttaattcatataccctttttaaattttaaaatcgtttaattaatttttaaaatttatatatagagagagtcACGTTGAACTCTAAGTTACAcgaaaatataaatagaaaataaatataatgcaaaataaaaacaagaaaactgatattttataaaatataaggattgttttataaatataattttttatttaaaaaatagttattcaaacaaatataaatatatattttttagcaatTAATCATTATTtcctaattaaaaataaataataatttttaaaaattaaaaataattcaaataaaatttttaatttaaagatgtaaaaaaaatcaattttaagagACTTTGTAGATGAAAATGcgtttataataaattatcataaaatatttttaaaattataaaaatagtttagagatttttttttgcttttaaaaaatagaacGTTTCGAAAACAGCAAAATGGCACCCCAATGCATTTCATCATGGGTTAAACTAGTGTTATGGGCATTTTGGAAAGATTAAGAACTGatttaagtaaatttttaaatataaaaataaattattcagtttaaaaaatattttgtcagtttaaaattgatttttaaatttttaataaaagcatcatatcttttatttcatagtaattataaatttttatcaaacttcaTTAATATTTATCGGTGAATGAAGACGTAAATGTTACATGAGTCTTTAAGGAGAATGCTATTTTGGAGTGCTAAATTACCTATTTATAACTTTGAATAGTGTTATAGCACttccaaaaaataaatctgCTCCAATGGTAAGTGCCAAAATAGAggtatcattaatattttaaattcaaataatcaatattttatgataaaagTTGAAATAGACCAATTAGAAATGACTATTGGAGTTTGCATTTCTCTCTCCAGAGGTTGCAAAAATGGCACCCAAAGAGAGTTGTTGCAATTTTACAACCCCATATCCCACCTTCATTGGAgtagttaatttttaatctgGGGTGCCATTTTGGCGGTTATGGAAATGGCACCCCAGATGCCACTCCCCATTGGAGATGCTCTAATGCATTATAAGTCAATGACTCAAAACTCCACCCCTTGATTCTAACTAGACCAATATCAGAATGGAAAATCAATTAAAACTGGTCAGTTGCCTTTAAATAGGTCTTAAATGCAAGAAATAACATCAGTTTCTTATTACATAAGATATTATAGACAACAAAATAGCTAGGATACTATACATAAATAAGTTAAGgcaacacacatatatagatatatagccACACAGACACATATATCCATACATTCAAACACACACATTCacctatatacatacacacatatggGCGCATACacacgtgtgtatatatatatatacacatatatacatatacacagacacacacacttGGCGGTAGCCATACCTTCCGGCGGTGACCGAACCCTGCGATTTGAGAAGGCCATGGAAGGCGATTGACGTCGACGGATATGGTTGCCTCCaaatatgtgtgtatatatgtgtctATGTGACTGTGTAtctgtatatgtgtgtgtatgtatttagATACATTGTCTTTTGTGTGAATGAGTGGCCACATATGGGAGCTCGCAAACAGTTTATCGAGGGAGAAAGTGGCTACAATAGAgagggtaaaaataaattttcaaatgataatattttaggtatattaaaaagTAATTGTAGAGGCAAAAATTGGTAAATTTTCATTACTatttggaaaattttatttgcaacCAAAATTTTTAATCTCTGCAACTAAGCGTAAGTACAATGTTAGTTTTTGCTATTTGCAACTAAAGTGATTACTTTTTGTAACCATCTATATTCCAAACACCCATCTCTCAAAAGATATCTCCCACGTGCAGCAAACCCTCTTCAGACCATTGCCATCTCGTCGTCGCCAAAGTCGCTTGCCTCGCCCGCCTTTTTCGCTGGAGTTCCTCGCTTTCTCGTCGGAATCACATAAGCCAAGCAATAAAGatttaggaaaattctatttgcagctAAGTGTTTTGTTCTTCGCGAGATAATGTGGTTGCCCATCATCACACCCGAAACTCCAAGGTTCGAGGGCTTTGAAAACACCCAAATCCATGACTTCGGGAAAATATAATTCTTCTGAACCTATGgattcaagaaaaatgattttttcccGAATCAATGGATTCAAGagaaacacaacatatatatgtatgtaatatgAACTCattgttataaaatattgttgtatttgattGGATTTGACCATTTGCAATCCCCACGTGACAAGACTCTttcatttgaaataatttatatgtaaaatcaCGTTTGtgctatatatatgtatatagttataatgtgtatatatataatatataatagtttCTCTCGAATTCATGGattcaagaaaaatcaattttcctGAACCCATGGGTTCaggaaaattgatttttcttaaatccATGGATTCGGGGTGCTTTCAAAGTCCTTAAACCCTAGGGTTTGAGTTTGATCGCCAGCATTCAAAGGCAACGATTGGCTCCGATAGTAGCTAGCAGGAATGCCTCCAAATCGTGGCGTTCAAAAAAGATCAACCTCCCCGAACCCCGGGGTTTGGGGAGGCTGACTGCCACCAAACCCCaggtgttgttgccaaaatacaacaattaaaatttgtgatgtgtggggtccactcgagcttgatgTTGGGTGAAGCTGGGTTGCCGTTAGAGATGCTGTCACAAGGGAGTTTGCTGTTAAGATGCTTGCCACAAGGATTCGTCTGAAGTTTTCGacgccactagcctttgccacaagctcttgccactagccctttgccacaagctcttgccactagcctttgccacaagctcttgccactagccttggccacaagctcttgccactagccttggccacaagctcttgccactagctctttgccacaagcccttgCCACAAGTTTCGTcacaaggttcgccacaaggtttcgccacaagactttgccactagcctttgccacaagcccttgccactagccttggccacaagctcttgccattagctcttgccactagccctTTGCCACTAgcccttgccacaagcttcgtcacaaggttcgccacaaggtttcgccacaagactttgccacaagcttcgccacaaggttttgccacaagcttcgagcttcgccacaaggtttcgccttcgccgctaggtttgccgcaagactttgccttcgccgctaggatCGCCGCAAGACTTCGCCTTCGCCgttaggttcgccgcaagacttcGCCTTCGTCGCTAGGTTCGTCGCAAGGTTTGCCGCAAGACTttgaccctgttgatgctcaaaaaatgtgttagaaggctcgcgggaatcttctcccgcgaaggccctccgatgccaaagtcagtctcggatcccaatgactattcaggAAAATCGTAAAAATGTATTCAAAGTGACTAgttttaccgaagttggaagtcctcattaatgtcctgtagttgggtatttataggggaCGGATCTCAAGAGTGTCTGGTGCCGACACGTGGCATTTTCTCAATGGGTTAAAGCCAAAGAAAATGGGGGGCATTTTCTCAATGGGTTAAAGCCAAAGAAAATGGGGGGAGCTGCTACGATGTAGCCGTAGGCACCCGAGCCTTGCGGCCAACACTGCCGCAAGGCAGTAACTTCTTGCGGCTGATTGCCGCGAGGCACCTCGCGGCAAATTGCCGCGAGACTTTATCTCGCGGCATGCAGCCGAGAGAATGCACCTCGCGGCAAACAGCCGCGAGGCTGCTGTGCCTCGCGGCGGGTAGTCGCGAGGCTTCACATCGCGGCGTGCGGCTGCGAGGCTGCGGCGCCTTGTCGCGAGGCTGCTGTGCCTCGCGGCTGCATGCCGTGAGGCCGAGCCAGCCGCGAGGTTGCACCTCGCGGCTGCTACTTCTTGCGGCTGCTTTGCAGCCGCAAGTATTGCCAGCTGGCAGCAACAAATTGCTGCCAGCTTTCTTCCATTTcactattttttgattttttgatttttattctttttacatGGCACAACACCAGGGTTCCCCGAACACCCAGAATGCTGGGGATCGGGATTTCAAGGCACCCTGAAAggctatttttctattttttaattaatcttattattttaattcatcCATCTTGtgtgtaaattatgtgattgaacTAGTGATCGATGTTGTAAATTGTGTTGTTTCTCGCCGGAATAGGAATACTCATTATCTTCGTTGTCAAAATCCAGCGTAAATATTTGCGGATAATAATCTTCCATCACTGACAATAACTGGTAATTGGCTATGAAAAAGAGAATTGAGTTGAATAATATTCggtgttaaataataatagcTGCGTAATACTCgatgttgaataatagtggttGAGTAATGTTCAATTATAGGTGAGTAAAATGGTTGTGGCGCTGTGAGTGAGAAAGTGGGTGCATGCGCTTGAAGAGTAATGATGAGTGATTAAGCGTCAAAGATTTAAATGAAGggtaaatataaaattttatctcaaaatatttttaaaatattaaaaatgaattacGAACAGCAAAAAGTAACGTTGCAAATAAAAATTTCGCTTACCATTTTCTGCTCGCCCCACCGACAATATCAAATTTCCCATTTGGCCCCCTTCCCCAGGCAACAAACAAGGTGAAGAGAAGAACGCAAAAACCAGAAAAATTCATCTCCGATCGTTAGATTATCGTCAAATtctccgagagagagagagagagacagcgCGAGAATGTATCATCCGACCAGGGGCGGCGTTCGTGGCGGTCGAGATCGTGAGTTATCTGATTTATTTATTCTTCGATTTTTCTAGGGTTTCTGATTTCTACATGTTACGCATCTGCAACATAGATagtcatattatattatacatatatgtgtggaCCCATGCCTATAGCTGCATGTTTCTGCATAGCTAGCTCTTCGATGGCTCCGAACAGAACCGAGAGTCCCTTGGGTTGAAGTGAAGAGTTTAATTGAAGGAGAACAGTGAAAGAAGAACCCCTTTTGACCCcgtttttttgttgttgttgttgttaattCATCTATCACAGGCAATCACATGTATTATGATCTATGCTTGAAGTTTGGAAAATTGTGCGTTCTTCTTTGTATTTTCCACTAAAACTTCTAATTCGATGAACCAACCCCACTCAGTATTGTGATATATGTTGGTTTTTTCCTTCCTTCATAACGGGCTTGTACTGTTTTACCACTTTGAGATCTTTTATTCTTCGGGTGGTTACTACCATGGAATTAGGTTCGTGAATAAGTTAAGGTCAGGATACATATTTTTGTGGATGGGCTTTGATTGTCCTTGCTCAAATAGTTTATTGAAGATAtcactttaatttctttttaacacTTTATTCTAACCTTTTAATTGACTAACCCACTTCTAGTCTTCAGAGCTTGTGCTCTGGTTACTGGATGAAAATACACTTGGAGTCCATAGGGGGCAGAGCTGTATACAAGGTGGTTCAAGATATGTGGacattctaatattttaatGGCTCCCATATATGTGGACGCAGTTGACAACATTAACTGGAAGCTATATTACTAAAGTAGGAACATACATGGCTAAGTAAGGAGAACACAAGTATTctgaaaaaatttaatacacTACATGATGGATAAGGTTGCAAGGCAAAAAGATAGCTATTCTCCAGCAACTCAGGGTTCGTATTCATAGTGGGTGCTCATTGAGGCTCCTACTCTATGCTTATTTAATCTATGAGGGGAATCTAATTAATATGATGGAGTCTAAGTTTTCTCCGTGCTAACTTTTTCCTTTCGCTTCCTTATGAAGTTGCTCATCTACAATGTTAGGCTTGTGTCAAGAGGATGAAGTATCCAAACAAACCAAGAGGGATATGCGGTAACTGGGCTAGAGGTTAATTTTTTTGCTAGCCTGGAAATCACTTATCAAAAAAGTCCTCTAATTGGAGCAATTTCTTAAGCTAAAGGAATTGACACTTCTGGATTATTGACGTGATAAAACGTCATGGTTGGAAGAAGCTCGCGAGGGTAGATACTGTTTGCAAAAAAGTCCTCTATATTACTAAAGTTGGAACATACATGGCTAAGTAAGGAGAACACAAGTATTctgaaaaaatttaatacacTACATGATGGATAAGGTTGCAAAAGGCAAAAAGATAGCTATTCTCCAGCAGCTCAGGGTTCGTATTCATAGTGGGTGCTCATTGAGGCTCCTACTCTATGCTTATTTAATATATGAGGGGAATCTAATTAATATGATGGAGTCTAAGTTTTCTCCTTGCTAACTTTTTCCTTTCGCTTCCTTATGAAGTTGCTCATCTACAATGTTAGGCTTGTGTCAAGAGGATGAAGTATCCAAACAAACCAAGAGGGATATGCGGTAACCGGGCTAGAGGTTAATTTTTTTGCTAGCCTGGAAATCACTTATCAAAAAAGTCCTCTAATTGGAACAATTTCTTAAGCTAAAGGAATTGACACTTTTGGATTATTGACGTGATAAAACGTCATGGTTGGAAGAAGCTTGTGAGGGTAGATACTGTTTGCATTTACTCTGCTCAGCCTCAGCATTAAAGGCATACTGTTGCCAATTAGCATTTGGAAGTTTCCTATTGCCTTCAGTATTCTTTTTTATCTATGTTTCATCAGCCAGCTTAGCACAACTTACCATATAAAAAATGGATGTTTTGATGTATTACTGCCTGGTAATATGCAGAATTTACTTGGGATGATGTGAAGGTTGATAAACATCGAGAGAACTATCTTGGTCACAGTATCAAAGCTCCTGTTGGAAGATGGCAAAAAGGTATTATATTGcacctctctttttttctttttttagtttcATTTTTCCTATTGATCAAATTTTTGCATGCGGGCATGATTGTAGCTGGCCTCTTTTCTAGGGATTGTTGATGTTTGAGAAAATGTTGCTTTAAATTATTCACCTTACATGCTTTGTATAACTGTAAAACTAGTCATACATGATTACTATAGTTTGTGCTTATAAATAAACTTTTTTTCCTTGTTgaattaaatatctatttagTACTTCATAATTTATCTGTAATTTAGAACTGATATTCTGCTGCATCTAGGGAGCACATGATCAGTGGTTGTGTCTCATAGTTTCCTGTCTTTTCGTAAATcatatttgtttcattcttgagaagGAAGTTGTAAGTAACAAAAATAGGACATTGAAGATTATGGAAATAGAGTTGGTGTATGATACTTTAAGAATGCTTTTGATGGGAAACAAAATGCCAGGAAGGCTCATTTTGTCTCATGGAGCACTTTTTACAAAACGGAAAGGAATCTATGGGTACAAGAAAATAAACGAAAGGGTAGGATGAATATGTGCTTTGAAGCCTTGTTGATGTGGAAAGCTTGATTCTAGTAGGGTTATTTAAAAGGCATCCTTAGCGGAAGAGGCTCCCTGATTTTTGAGGGTTTTGGGGAgggtggtttttttttttttttttgcagcctTACGTTGCTTTATGCTAGTATGGTGATTtactcataaaatattttaaaaagtggTAGTCGTATGACAtactcataaaatatttttaaaaagggCTAATAGCAGCAAAAAGCCAAACCTTTTCGCGTTTTTGCAATTTAATCCAAACGTTTCAGTTTTTTCAATAAAGTCCCGATTTGATCGATTGGGTGCAATTTTATCCCAGACTTAAATCCAATTGGAGAGGCGTGTG
It contains:
- the LOC127798492 gene encoding uncharacterized protein At2g27730, mitochondrial, which codes for MATRSTFGSVSRACRFMERTRSPAASSSGALRYFSDDKGRVLSEEERAAENVYIKKMEREKMEKMKRKAEKEKAEKEKAGKSAEEGQKS